The Sphingosinicellaceae bacterium genome includes the window TTCGCCTCGCTCGACCACATCAGCGGCGGCCGCGCCGGGTGGAACGTCGTCACCTCGTGGCTCGGCGACACCGCCGCCAATTTCAGCAAGGCCGAGCACCCGGCGCACGACGTCCGCTACCGCATCGCCGCCGAATATCTCGACGTCGTGCAGGGCCTGTGGGACAGTTGGGAGGACGACGCCCACGTCGGCGACAAGTCGGGCGGCGTCTTCGTCGACCCCGATAAGCTCCACCGCCTCGACCACAATGGCGAGTTCTTCCAGGTCCGCGGCCCGCTCAACATCAAGCGCTCGCGCCAAGGCCAGCCGGTGATCTTCCAGGCCGGAGCCTCGAACGACGGCCGCAACTTCGCCGCCAAGCGCGCCGAGGCGATCTTCAACGGTGCCCAGACCCTGGCGGAGGCGCAGGAATACTACCGCGACGTCAAGGCCCGCGCCCGTGGCTTCGGCCGCAACCCCGACGAACTCAAGATCCTACCCGGCATCTCCCCCGTGGTCGGGGCGACCGCTGCCGAAGCCGAGGAAAAATACCGCGAGCTGTCGGCGCTGGGCTCGCTGGAGACCGGGCTCGGCTTCCTCGCGCGGTCATTCAACGATCACGACTTCTCGGGCTACGACCTCGACGCGCCGTTCCCGGATGTCGCCGCACTCGGCTGGAACAGCAACCAGAGCGCCTCGCAGCGCATCCTCGCCGAGGTCCGCGACGGCAATTTGACCCTCCGCCAGATCGCCGAGCGCCTCGCCACTCCGCGCGGCAGCTTCGTCGGGTCGGCCAAGACCGTCGCCGACGCGCTGCAGAACTGGTTCGAGAACGAGGGTTCGGACGGCTTCGTGCTGTTCGAGACCCTGCCCGGCCAGCTCCAGGTCTTCGTCGATACGGTGATCCCGATCCTGCAGGCGCGCGGCCTGTACCGCGAGGACTATGAGGGCGACACCTTCCGCGAGCGCCTCGGGCTGCCGTTCGCGGTCAACCGGTATACGGCGGAGCGGGCTACGCGGGTGGCGGCTTGAGAGGCAGCACAGAGCACTGTGAGGCTGGCAACCACCGGCATGACGAAGACGCGAGTGAAGGGTCGTCGTCAGAGCTCGCGGATGACCTGCGTCGCGAGCTCGGCCAGCCGCGACGTCGCGGAGGTCAGCGCCGCCCCCGATCCGACGATGCACGCGACCTGCGGCAGTTCGGGCAGCGGCCCGACCTCGATCACCGCGAGATCGTGGAGGAACAGCGCGGTGCGGCAGGTGATGCCGAGCCCGGCGTCGACCGCGGCGGTCAGCGTCGACAGGTTCGGCGTCTCGACCGCGATCCGGTAGCGTCGGCCGGCCCCGTCGAGCCGGGCGATCGCCGCCTCGCGGAAGCGGCACGGCTTCTCCAGCACCGCCAACGGGATCACCGGCTGGTCGAGCAAAGTCGCGTCGCCGTACCAGATCATCGGCGCGATCCGGATCGCGGCCGGGTCGTCGGCGGCGGAGAAGCCGAGGATGACGTCAAGCTGGTTGCGCTCGAGCATGGTCTGGAGCTCCGCGGTGCCGGCAACCCGCGCGAAGATCTGCGACTCGGGGTGGAGGCCGGCAAAGCGCGACAGCAGCCCGGTCAGCAATGTCTCGGCGAAATCCTGGACCATGCCGACCCGCACCGGCCCGGCGAACTGCCCGGCGCTGACCGACGCCAGCGCCTCGTCGTGGAGGACCAGCATCCGCCGCGCATAGCCGAGCAGCACCTCGCCCTGCGCGGTCAGCGCGAGCCGCCGCCCCTCGCGTCCGAACAGCGGCTGCTGGACCAGTTCCTCGAGCCGCTTGATCTGCAGGCTCAGCCCTGACTGCGTGACGAACACCTGCTCGGCGGCGTTCTGCATCGACCCCGAATCGACGATCGCGACGAAGCTCCGGAGCAGCGTGGTCGGCAGGTTGACTGTCATTCCAGGCCCTCGCGTAATCCGCACGAACAGATATCCTATCAGTACGATAGGATATCGAGCCACAGGCAAATCTTGGCCGTTGCAAAGCGATCGTTGTCCGCCCGCCAGGCCTGCCCTTGTGTTAGATTTTCTCGTTCAATATCAGACGTTTGAACCGCTTTATGAGCGCTGGTCATAGGTCGCGTTGCAGAAAATCGATTGCAGTAAACCAGTCCTCGTCCACCCTCCTCCCTCGATCGACCCGGAGATCCCATGTCCAATAAACCCAAGCCACGAGGCGCTGCATCGCGAGGACTGTCGAGCTTGTACCGCTCGCGCTGGGTGTCCCCAGTGGTGTTGATGTTGTTGTGGGAACTCGGCTCGCGAACCGGCATGATTCCGGAGCGCACCCTCGCCGCCCCCTCCGCCGTGCTGCTCACCCTCGCCCAGATGATCGCCTCCGGCGAACTCGGTTCCAACCTCCTGGTCTCCGCCGGTCGGGTCGCCATCGGCCTCGCCATCGGCGTCACCACCGGCATCGTGCTGGCCTTGATCGCCGGCCTGTCGCGGCCCGGAGAAACCGCCATCGATGCCCCCGTCCAGATGCTGCGGACCCTGCCGGTGCTGGCGCTGTCGCCGCTGTTCATCGTGTGGTTCGGCATCGGCGAGACCCCCAAGATCGCGCTGATCGCCTTCGGCTCGCTGTTCCCGGTCTACCTGAACCTCTACAACGGCATCCGCGGTGTCGATGTCCGGCTGGTCGATGCCGCCCGCAGTTTCGGGCTGAGCCGCGCCGCTCTCATCATCCACGTCATCATGCCCGGCGCGCTGCCGTCGCTGCTCGTCGGCCTGCGCTATGCGCTGTCGATATCGGTACTGATCCTCGTCGTCGCCGAGCAGATCAACGCCTCCGCCGGGCTCGGCTACCTTATCAACAACGCTCGCGATTTCATGCGGACCGACATCATCGTGGTCTGCCTGATCGTCTATGCCGCACTCGGTCTGGGGGCAGACCTGCTCGTCCGCGCCATCGAAGCCCGCGCACTCGCGTGGCGCCCCACCCTCGTGAAAGGCTGACCCATGGCCACCTTGCTCGACTTTCCGAACGGCGTCCCCCTAGAATATAAGTTAGTGCCGCCACCGCCGAAACCCGTCGTCCGCCTCCGCGGCTTCACCCGCAGTTTCGGCTGCGAGACGGTCATCGACGGCCTCGACCTAGACATTGCGCCGGGCGAATTCGTCGCCCTGCTCGGACGGTCGGGGAGCGGTAAGACGACCTTGCTGCGAACGCTCGCGGGGCTCGACGAGGTCGACGGACAGGATGTCACCGTGCCGAAGTCGCGCGCCGTGGTCTTTCAGGATGCCCGCCTGCTGCCGTGGAAGCGCGTCTGGAAGAACGTCGCGCTAGGCTTGTACGGCCCCGGCATCCGCGAGCGTTCGGAGGCGGCCCTGCGCGAGGTTGGCCTCGGCCACCGCCTCGATGCGTGGCCACTGACCCTGTCGGGCGGCGAGGCGCAGCGCACCGCGCTCGCCCGGGCGCTGGTCCGCGAGCCGCAACTGCTGCTGCTCGACGAGCCCTTCGCCGCGGTCGATGCGCTGACCCGGATCAAGATGCATGCCCTCGTGCTGTCGCTGTGGCGCGCCCACAAGCCCGCGGTGATGCTCGTCACCCACGACGTCGACGAGGCGATCCAACTTGCCGATCGAGTACTGGTCCTCGACCGCGGCCGCATCATCGCCGAGGAACTGATTACCGCCGAACGCCCGCGCAGCCTCGCCGATGCACGCGACCTCCGCGCTCGCCTGCTCCACCACCTCGGCGTCGAGGGCGCGGCGCCGTCGTGGTCGGATACCAAGACTCCAGAGCGTCGCGAGGATGGGCGCTGGGGCGCGGCGCGATGAACGCGCATAGCCCGATCGTCGCGGCCGCCAAGGCGGGCCGCCTGGATGACTTTGTCGCCGCGTTCGGAGCGCTGCTCGATGCGACCGCCGATGAACCGCAGATCCTGGCCCGGGGTCGCGAACTGCTCGGCAGCCTGATCCCGCACGACGACTGGCTCGCGCCGGCATTCGCCGAGCCGGACCCGGAGCGCTACCGCCAGTACCTCCTCCACCGTGACCCGCAGGCGCGCTTCAGCGTCGTCAGCTTCGTCTGGGGGCCGGGCCAGTCGACCCCGGTCCACGACCACCGCACCTGGGGCCTCGTCGGCGTCCTGCGCGGCGCCGAGCGTAACCAGAGCTTTGCCGTGGAGGCTGCTGGCCTGCGTGAGATCGGTGAACCGACGCTGCTGAACCGCGGCGAAGTCGCTGCCGTGTCGCCTGACATCGGCGACGTCCACCGCGTCGCCAACGCCTACGATGACCGCGTCTCGATCAGCATTCACGTCTACGGCGGCGACATCGGCGCGATCGAGCGTGCCACCTACGACGCCGCGGGTACGCCGAAGCGCTTCGTCTCGGGCTACGCGAACAAGACTGAAGCCACCCCCCAGGAGGTCCGCGAGGTACTGCTCGCCGGGTCCGAGATCGCCCTCATCGACGTCCGCAGCGAGGCCGAGTTCGCGCTCGGCCACCCGCTGTTCGCGGCGCAACTCCCGCTCGACCGCATCGGCCTGGAGGCGGCGATCCGCTTCCCGCGCCGCGACGTGGCCGTCGTGCTCTACGGCGCCGGCGAGGGCGACGCGGTGCTCGCCGCGCTCCGCTTCAAGGCGCTCGGCTACACCGACGTCAGGACGCTCGGCGGTGGCCTGCAGGGCTGGCGCGACGCCGGCTACGAAGTCTTCGAGGACGTCAACTCGTACAGCAAGGCGTTCGGCGAACTCGTCGAGGCCCGCAAGCACACGCCTTATCTCGAGGCCGGCGACGTCCGCGCGCTGATCGACGAGCGCGCCGACCACGTCATCCTCGATGCCCGCCGCTTCGAAGAATACGCGACGATGAGCCTGCCCGGCGGCGTCAGTGTCCCCGGCGCCGAACTCGTCCTCCGCGCGGCCGAACTCGCCCCGGACCCCGACACGCTGATCGTCGTCAATTGCGCCGGGCGGACGCGGAGCATCATCGGCACCCAGTCGCTGATCAACGCCGGGTTGTCGAACCGCGTCGTCGCGCTGAGGAATGGTACCATCGGCTGGACGCTGGCCGGCGACACCCTCGCGCTCGGACAGGGCCGCAAGGCACCCGAGGTTGCGGGCGACGCGGTCGCAATTGCTCGCGCTCGTGCCCGCGCCGTCGCCGACCGGGCGGGTGTCAGGCGCCTCGACCTCGACGGACTGCGTGCCCTCGAGGCCGACGCCGCCCGCACCCTCTACCGCTTCGATGTCCGCACCCCGGAGGAGTTCGCCGGCGGGCACATCGCCGGCTTCCGAAGCGCGCCGGGCGGCCAACTCGTGCAGGAAACCGACAGCTTCGCACCCGTCCGTGGCGCGCGCATCGTCCTCGCCGACGACCTCGGCGTCCGCGCCGACATGACCGCCTCGTGGCTGGCACAGATGGCGTGGGAGGTGTTCGTCCTCGACGGCGGCTTCGACGGTCCGCTCGAGGCACTCGACCCGCACGCCCTGCCGCCGCGCCCGCCCGAGGGCCGCTACCGACGCCCCTACGAAGGCACCGCCAACAAGGTAGAGGCGATGCAGGCCTATCTCGACTGGGAATACGGCCTCGTCGACCAGCTCGACCGCGACGGCACCCACAAATTCTTCGTCATCTGAACCGGAGACGTATCATGTCAGTCAAGTTCATCGGCTACATCGGCTTCAACAATACCTCGGAGCTCCACAGCGCCGAGCGCAGCCGGGCGCTCGACCGCGACTATATCGAGGCCGCCGCCGAGGCGCAGGAGAAGGGCGGCTTCGACCGCGTGCTGATCCCGTTCGGGTCGATCTCGCCCGACAGCCTGATCGTCGCCGCACACGCCGCCGCCTTAACCACCAAGCTCGGCTTCCTGGTCGCACACCGCCCCGGCTTCACCCAGCCGACCGTCGCGGCGCGCCAGCTGGCGACGCTGGACTCGCTCACCGATGGGCGCGTCGCGGTCCACATCATCACTGGCGGCGCGGACTCCGAGATGGCGCGCGACGGCGACACCTCGACCAAGGTCGAGCGCTACGCCCGCACCGACGAATACCTCACCATCCTCCGCCACGAGTGGAGCGACACCGCGCCGTTCGATCACGAGGGCCGCTTCTACCGCGTCCGCCAGGGCTTCAGCTCGGTCAAGCCGAACAATTTGCCGGTGTTCTTCGGCGGCTCGTCCGACGAGGCGATCGAGGTCTCGGGCAAGCACGCCGACGTCTACGCCTTGTGGGGCGAGAGCCTGTCGCAGACCCGCGAGGTCGTGTCGCGCGTCCGCCGCGCCGCCGCCCCACATGGCCGCCGCCCCGGCTTCTCGCTGTCGCTGCGCCCGGTCCTCGCCGACACCGAGGAGGCCGCGTGGAAGCGCGCCGCCGAGATCGTTGAGCAGGTCCGCGACCTCCGCGCCGCTGCCGGTGCCCCGACCGAAGGCCACGCGCCGGTCAACGCCGGCTCGCAGCGCCTGCTCGACACCGCCGCGCAGGGCTACCGCACCGACAAGTGCCTGTGGACCGGATTGGCCGCGGTCGGTGGGGCGCAGGGCAACTCAACCGGGCTGGTCGGCACCCCCGAGCAGGTGACCGACGCGCTCCTCGACTATTACGACCTCGGCATCGACCACTTCCTGATCCGCGGCTTCGAACCGCTCGCCGACGCGATCACCTACGGCAACGAGCTGATCCCCCTGGTCCGCGAAGCCGTCGCCGCGCGTGACGAGCTGAAGTTGAAGAACGTCGCCTAGGGGGCGTCATGTCCCTCCATCCTCCCGCTGTCATTCCGGCGAACGCCGGAACCCAGCTGCCCCGCAGACCCAAAGTTCAGGATGCGCGATGCAACTGGGTTCCGGCCTTCGCCGGAATGACAATTGGAGAATTGATCGACTAGAGAAGTTAAGTAAATCGAATATATCGATGACATTAAATTCACAAACATAAGATGTACTGAGGTAAAGATATGACGAGGTGCGATTAGAACAGCGTTAATCTAGTCTTCGAGAACGATCAATTCGGGGACTAGCAAGTGCATCACGGTCAAAGACTATCGATCCATCTCCTGCTCGCCAACGCCATCACGTTCGTCCCGATGATACTTCACGCTCAAGCGGCACCGGCAACTACCCCTCCCCAGCTCCTCGCCGCTGCCGAAGCCGCAGACAGCGCTGCCGATGACACCGGCGGCGAGATCATCGTCACCGCCGAGCGCCGCGAGACCAGCCTGCAGAAGACACCGATCGCGATCTCGGTGTTCACTGGCCAGACCCTGACCGACCGCAACATCCGCGACGTCCGCGACCTCGCCGGCCAGGTGCCGAACCTGTTCGTGCCGCGTGTCACCATCAGTCACACGACGCAAACGTTCGCGCTGCGCGGCATCGGCGAAAGCGACCCGATCCAGGAGCCGGTGCTCGCGGTCTATGTCGACGACGTCTACATCCCGCGCCAGATCGGCTCGATGGTCGAGTTCAACGACCTCGAGCGGATCGAGGTGCTACGCGGTCCGCAGGGTACGCTGTACGGGCGCAATTCGAGCGGCGGCGCGCTGCGCATCATCACCCGCGACCCCGGCCAGGAAACGCGGATCAGCGCCGAGCTCGGCTATGGCAGCAAGAACGAGATCGACGCCCGCGCGCTGCTCAGCGGGCCATTGTCCGACACACTGTCGGCGAGCATCTCGTACATCCATCACAGCCGCGACGGGGTCACCCAGGACCCGACGCTCGGCCACGACGTCAACCGCATCGACGTCGACGCCTTCCGGGCCAAGCTGCACTGGACCCCAAGCGGGGCCCTCGACGTGCTGGCAACGGTCAACGTCGTCCGCGACCGCTCCGACAGCCGCAGCTACATCCCGGTCAACCAGCCCGGCGTCGTCTTCGACAAGCGCGTGTCCTACTCCGAGGTCGAGCCGCTGCAGGATCTCGACGGGCGGTCGGCGTCGTTGCGGGTCAAGTACGACCTCGGTTCGCATCTCAGCCTCAAGTCGATCAGTGCCGTCAGCGGCTTCAGCCTGAACCCGGTATCCTACGACAACGACGGCCAGTCGGCGCTGATCCAGAAGAACCTGATCCACTACCGCGACTCGTCCGAGACTCAGGAATTCCAGCTCAACGGCGACTATCGCGCACTGACCTTCACCGGCGGGCTGTTCTATCTGCACGAGCGTTTCTTCGTGCAGCGCGACGGCTTCACGCGGGTCGGCACCTCGCCGACCGCGGCGATCAACAGCCAGCGCGCCCACAACACGACGACGAGCGACGCCTATGCGATCTTCGGCGAGGCGACCTATCGTTTCTCCGACATCTTCAGCCTGACCGGCGGCCTCCGCGGCACCATCGAGCGCAAGAAGTTCGTCTTCGACAACAAAGTGCTCGATCTGCAGCGCAATCCCATCGCCCAATCGATCGTCGGCGAGGCGTCCAAGACCTGGCGAGCATTGACCCCCAAGGGCTCACTGCAGGCGCAATGGACCCCGTCGCTGCTCCAGTACGCAAGCTATTCGCGGGGCTTCAAATCGGGCGGCTTCGACAACCGTGCCACCCGCCTCGACCTCGCGACCCTACCGTTCGCGCCGGAGACTGTCAGCACCTACGAGACCGGTCTCAAAGCGACGCTGTTCGAGAAGGCACTGCGGGTCAACGCGGCGGCATTCTACAACGACTACAAGAATCTGCAGGTCTCGTTCTTCGATCCCGCCTACGCCGGCACGCGGCGCGGTAACGCCGGCAAGGCGCACAGCTGGGGCATCGAGGTCGAAACCAGCGCGTCGCTGACCGACCACCTGACCGCACAGCTGTCGGGCGGCTACCTCAAGGCGATCTACGACGACTACAAGGGCGCCGGCGGCAAGGGCATCGACGCCGACGGCAACGACCTGATCAATGCCCCCCACTGGAGCCTGTCGGGCGGCCTCGCCTACGACATCGGGCTCGGCAAGCGTGGCGGGTTGCGGCTAGCGGGCGATGCGCAATACCAGTCGAGCATCTACTCCTCGCCGCTCAACCGCCCGCAGGACAAGTCGCCCGGCCAGGCGTTCTTCAACGGCACGATCACCTACACGACCCCGGACCCGCGCTATCGAGTCATCGTCTCGGGTCGCAACCTGTTCGACTCCGACAAGCCGGTATCGGCGAGCTACACGCCGTCGATCGGCGCCTATTACCAGAACTTCCCCGACGGCCGGACCTTCCTGGTCAGCGTCCGGTTCACCCAGTGAGACGGACCTGGCCGCGCCGATCCGGCGTCATGAGACCAAAGAACGACGCCGGAGGGGCAAAGTTGGCGGATAGTCGCATTGTCGAGAACCGCCCTGCGGACGATTGATAGCCCGAAACTCCGCCAAGCAACCGGGCGGAAAAGACGGAGAACGAATATGCTGCATCAGGCGCTCGACAAGCTGAAGGGCAACATCGCGATCCGGACACGGTATGACAATTACATCGGCGGAAAATGGGTCGCCCCGGTCGAAGGCCGCTATTTCGACAACCCTTCGCCGATCAACGGCAAGACCTTCTGCGAGGTTGCGCGGTCCAGCGCCGCCGATATCGAGCTTGCCCTCGACGCCGCCCACGCCGCCAAGGATGCCTGGGGCCAGACTTCGACGACCGAGCGCGCGATCATTCTCAACAAAATCGCCGACCGGATGGAGGAGAACCTCGACCTGCTGGCGATGGCCGAGACGATCGACAACGGCAAGCCGATCCGCGAGACGACGCTTGCCGACCTGCCCTTGTCGATCGACCACTTCCGCTATTTCGCCGGCTGCATCCGCGCCCAGGAAGGCAGTATCTCGGAGATCGACAAGGACACCGTTGCCTACCACTTCCACGAACCACTGGGCGTTGTCGGGCAAATCATCCCGTGGAATTTCCCGATCCTGATGGCGGTGTGGAAACTCGCGCCGGCGCTGGCAGCGGGCAATTGCGTCGTGCTGAAGCCGGCCGAGCAGACGCCGATGTCGATCATGGTGCTCGCCGACATCATCGGCGACCTGCTGCCGCCCGGCGTCCTGAACATCGTCAACGGGTTCGGGGTGGAGGCCGGCAAGCCGCTGGCGTCGAACAAGCGCATCGCCAAGATTGCCTTCACCGGCGAGACCACGACCGGCCGCCTGATCATGCAGTACGCATCGGAAAACATCATCCCGGTGACGCTCGAGCTCGGCGGCAAGTCGCCCAATATCTTCTTCGCCGACGTAATGGACGAGGACGATGCGTTCTTCGACAAGTGCCTCGAGGGCTTCGCGATGTTCGGCCTCAACCAAGGCGAGGTCTGCACCTGCCCGAGCCGTGCGCTGGTTCAGGAGTCGATCTACGACCGTTTCATCGAACGCGCGATCGAGCGCGTGAAAGCGATCAAAACCGGCAATCCGCTCGAGATGTCGACGATGATGGGCGCGCAGGCTTCGAACGACCAGCTCGAGAAGATCATGTCCTATCTCGACATCGGCAGGGCTGAGGGTGCCGAGGTCCTGACCGGTGGCAAGCGTAACGCGTTGCCCGGCGACCTCGGCGGCGGCTATTACGTCGAGCCGACGATCCTCAAGGGTCACAACAAGATGCGCGTCTTCCAGGAGGAGATTTTCGGACCCGTGCTCGCGGTGACGACCTTCAAGGACGACGCGGAGGCGATGGCGATCGCCAACGACACACTCTACGGCCTCGGCGCCGGCGTCTGGACGCGCGACGGGACCCGCGCCTATCGCTTCGGCCGCGGCCTCCAGGCAGGGCGGGTGTGGACCAACTGCTATCACCTCTACCCCGCCCATGCGGCGTTCGGTGGCTACAAGCAGTCGGGCATCGGGCGCGAGAACCACAAGATGATGCTCGACCACTATCAGCAGACCAAGAACATGCTGGTCAGCTACAATCCCAACAAGATGGGATTCTTTTGAGCCCGCCTGGCGATGAGGCATTGCCGGCCCGCGTCCTCGCGACACCGCTGGCCGAGGACTGGATCGGGCGACTGACGGCAATCCACGGGCCGCTGATGTTCCACCAGTCCGGCGGCTGCTGCGACGGCTCCGCGCCGATGTGCTATCCGCGCGGCGACTTTCGCACCGGCGCCAGCGACCTGCTGCTCGGCGAGATCGCCGGTGACGTGCCGGTCTATATCGGGGCCGACCAGTACGCATACTGGTCGCACACGCAGATCGTCATTGACGTCGTGCCCGGTCGCGGCTCGGGCTTTTCGGTGGAGTCGACCGAGGGCATCCGCTTCCTGACCCGGTCACGGGTCTTTTCCGACGCTGAGCATCAGCGCCTGCTCGACCATGCGCCGGCGACTGGTGCCACCTGACACGGCGACTATCGCCAAGCCTCCGAGGTGGGCAGACTGGCAGGGTATGACCGCGAGGAGGCTGCCGATGCTTGCACCGATGACTGAAGTGCGGTCGCCACCAAGCGTACGCGCGGCCGCGACCCATCACCTCGATCCGGTCGATGCTGTCGCCGAACTGCGCGCCGGCCTCGGCGACGCACCCCTTGCAGGCATACTGCTGTTCGTTTCCAGCCGCCACGACCTTCGCCGCCTCGCGACCGAATTGGCGCTGGCCTTCGACGAGTTGCCGATTGCCGGCTGCACCTCGTCGGGAGAACTCACGCCGGCCGGCTATGACGACGGCACGATCACCGCGATCGGCTTCCCTGCCGATGACTTCATGCTGACAATCACGGCCTTTCCCGACCTCGGCGAGTTCGATTCGGTGCTCGCAGCGAGCCGGATGCGCCGCGCCGTCGCAGATGCCGGATGCGCTGCCGAGCGCTTCGGCCCAGCGACGAACCATGTCGGACTGTTCCTCGTCGATGGTCTGTGCACCCGCGAGGAAATTATCGCGATGACGCTGCAGGACGCGCTCGGGGATATTCCGCTAATCGGCGGCTCCAGCGGCGACAACCTCGATTTCGCCGAGACCTTCGTGTTCGAGGCCGGGCGCTTCGTCCGCGACACCGCGCTCGTCATCATCATCTCGACGCCGCGCCCGATCGCAGTGTTCCGCAGCCAGCATTTCGTCGCGACGCCGACGCGCATGGTGGTCACCGCTGCCGACCCCGTGCGGCGCATCGTCCATGAGATCAACGCCGAGCCCGCTGCACAAGAATATGCGCGCCTGATCGGGGCCGGGGTCGAGGCATTGTCACCAAGCCTGTTCGCCTCCCACCCACTGCTGGTTCGGGCCGGCACAGATTACTACGTCCGCGGTATCC containing:
- a CDS encoding LLM class flavin-dependent oxidoreductase; translated protein: MSNKRTIKLGLILHGVGRTWGDWRHPDRDVGASTDLGLYKQQALTAERGKFDFLFVADSLSITEKSSPHYLNRFEPITILSALAAVTDKIGFVGTLTVSYSEPYNVARQFASLDHISGGRAGWNVVTSWLGDTAANFSKAEHPAHDVRYRIAAEYLDVVQGLWDSWEDDAHVGDKSGGVFVDPDKLHRLDHNGEFFQVRGPLNIKRSRQGQPVIFQAGASNDGRNFAAKRAEAIFNGAQTLAEAQEYYRDVKARARGFGRNPDELKILPGISPVVGATAAEAEEKYRELSALGSLETGLGFLARSFNDHDFSGYDLDAPFPDVAALGWNSNQSASQRILAEVRDGNLTLRQIAERLATPRGSFVGSAKTVADALQNWFENEGSDGFVLFETLPGQLQVFVDTVIPILQARGLYREDYEGDTFRERLGLPFAVNRYTAERATRVAA
- a CDS encoding LysR family transcriptional regulator, whose product is MTVNLPTTLLRSFVAIVDSGSMQNAAEQVFVTQSGLSLQIKRLEELVQQPLFGREGRRLALTAQGEVLLGYARRMLVLHDEALASVSAGQFAGPVRVGMVQDFAETLLTGLLSRFAGLHPESQIFARVAGTAELQTMLERNQLDVILGFSAADDPAAIRIAPMIWYGDATLLDQPVIPLAVLEKPCRFREAAIARLDGAGRRYRIAVETPNLSTLTAAVDAGLGITCRTALFLHDLAVIEVGPLPELPQVACIVGSGAALTSATSRLAELATQVIREL
- a CDS encoding ABC transporter permease subunit; amino-acid sequence: MSNKPKPRGAASRGLSSLYRSRWVSPVVLMLLWELGSRTGMIPERTLAAPSAVLLTLAQMIASGELGSNLLVSAGRVAIGLAIGVTTGIVLALIAGLSRPGETAIDAPVQMLRTLPVLALSPLFIVWFGIGETPKIALIAFGSLFPVYLNLYNGIRGVDVRLVDAARSFGLSRAALIIHVIMPGALPSLLVGLRYALSISVLILVVAEQINASAGLGYLINNARDFMRTDIIVVCLIVYAALGLGADLLVRAIEARALAWRPTLVKG
- a CDS encoding ABC transporter ATP-binding protein, which gives rise to MATLLDFPNGVPLEYKLVPPPPKPVVRLRGFTRSFGCETVIDGLDLDIAPGEFVALLGRSGSGKTTLLRTLAGLDEVDGQDVTVPKSRAVVFQDARLLPWKRVWKNVALGLYGPGIRERSEAALREVGLGHRLDAWPLTLSGGEAQRTALARALVREPQLLLLDEPFAAVDALTRIKMHALVLSLWRAHKPAVMLVTHDVDEAIQLADRVLVLDRGRIIAEELITAERPRSLADARDLRARLLHHLGVEGAAPSWSDTKTPERREDGRWGAAR
- a CDS encoding LLM class flavin-dependent oxidoreductase; its protein translation is MSVKFIGYIGFNNTSELHSAERSRALDRDYIEAAAEAQEKGGFDRVLIPFGSISPDSLIVAAHAAALTTKLGFLVAHRPGFTQPTVAARQLATLDSLTDGRVAVHIITGGADSEMARDGDTSTKVERYARTDEYLTILRHEWSDTAPFDHEGRFYRVRQGFSSVKPNNLPVFFGGSSDEAIEVSGKHADVYALWGESLSQTREVVSRVRRAAAPHGRRPGFSLSLRPVLADTEEAAWKRAAEIVEQVRDLRAAAGAPTEGHAPVNAGSQRLLDTAAQGYRTDKCLWTGLAAVGGAQGNSTGLVGTPEQVTDALLDYYDLGIDHFLIRGFEPLADAITYGNELIPLVREAVAARDELKLKNVA
- a CDS encoding TonB-dependent receptor, which translates into the protein MILHAQAAPATTPPQLLAAAEAADSAADDTGGEIIVTAERRETSLQKTPIAISVFTGQTLTDRNIRDVRDLAGQVPNLFVPRVTISHTTQTFALRGIGESDPIQEPVLAVYVDDVYIPRQIGSMVEFNDLERIEVLRGPQGTLYGRNSSGGALRIITRDPGQETRISAELGYGSKNEIDARALLSGPLSDTLSASISYIHHSRDGVTQDPTLGHDVNRIDVDAFRAKLHWTPSGALDVLATVNVVRDRSDSRSYIPVNQPGVVFDKRVSYSEVEPLQDLDGRSASLRVKYDLGSHLSLKSISAVSGFSLNPVSYDNDGQSALIQKNLIHYRDSSETQEFQLNGDYRALTFTGGLFYLHERFFVQRDGFTRVGTSPTAAINSQRAHNTTTSDAYAIFGEATYRFSDIFSLTGGLRGTIERKKFVFDNKVLDLQRNPIAQSIVGEASKTWRALTPKGSLQAQWTPSLLQYASYSRGFKSGGFDNRATRLDLATLPFAPETVSTYETGLKATLFEKALRVNAAAFYNDYKNLQVSFFDPAYAGTRRGNAGKAHSWGIEVETSASLTDHLTAQLSGGYLKAIYDDYKGAGGKGIDADGNDLINAPHWSLSGGLAYDIGLGKRGGLRLAGDAQYQSSIYSSPLNRPQDKSPGQAFFNGTITYTTPDPRYRVIVSGRNLFDSDKPVSASYTPSIGAYYQNFPDGRTFLVSVRFTQ
- a CDS encoding aldehyde dehydrogenase family protein, which codes for MLHQALDKLKGNIAIRTRYDNYIGGKWVAPVEGRYFDNPSPINGKTFCEVARSSAADIELALDAAHAAKDAWGQTSTTERAIILNKIADRMEENLDLLAMAETIDNGKPIRETTLADLPLSIDHFRYFAGCIRAQEGSISEIDKDTVAYHFHEPLGVVGQIIPWNFPILMAVWKLAPALAAGNCVVLKPAEQTPMSIMVLADIIGDLLPPGVLNIVNGFGVEAGKPLASNKRIAKIAFTGETTTGRLIMQYASENIIPVTLELGGKSPNIFFADVMDEDDAFFDKCLEGFAMFGLNQGEVCTCPSRALVQESIYDRFIERAIERVKAIKTGNPLEMSTMMGAQASNDQLEKIMSYLDIGRAEGAEVLTGGKRNALPGDLGGGYYVEPTILKGHNKMRVFQEEIFGPVLAVTTFKDDAEAMAIANDTLYGLGAGVWTRDGTRAYRFGRGLQAGRVWTNCYHLYPAHAAFGGYKQSGIGRENHKMMLDHYQQTKNMLVSYNPNKMGFF
- a CDS encoding DUF779 domain-containing protein; protein product: MFHQSGGCCDGSAPMCYPRGDFRTGASDLLLGEIAGDVPVYIGADQYAYWSHTQIVIDVVPGRGSGFSVESTEGIRFLTRSRVFSDAEHQRLLDHAPATGAT